In the genome of Perca flavescens isolate YP-PL-M2 chromosome 21, PFLA_1.0, whole genome shotgun sequence, the window CGCCCGCCACCAGGCGCCGCTCGCCGTCTCCGCTCAGGTCGGCCAGCGCCACGCAGGACGAGAAGGTGAAGAGGTTGGCCACGGGGTCGTAGTGGGCGTCTAGCCACTTACTACCACCACCGGCACCGGGGGAGGACTCCATCATGGGGAGGGAGCCACAggacacctggacacacacacacacacagagacacacacacacacacacacacacacacagagacacacacacacacacacacacacacacacacacacacagagacacacacacacacacacacacacacacatacacacacagcagcacacacacacacacacacacacagacacacacacacacacacacacacacacacagtggcacacacacacaatcacacacacagacacacacacacacacacacacacacacacaaacacacacacacacacagagacacacacacacacacacaaaacacacacacacacacacacacacacacacacacacacacatatacacacacacacacacacacacacacacacacacacacacacacacagagatgatttacacacacacacacacacacacacacacagacacacacacacacacacacacacacacacacacacacacacacagagacacacacacacacacacagacacacacacacacacacacacacacacacacacagagacagagacacagagacagagacacacacacacacacacacacacacacacagacacacacacacacacacacacacacacacacacacacacacacacacacacagagagacacacacacacacacacagacacacacacacacacacacacacacacacacacacacacacacacagagagacacacacacacacacacacacacacacacacacacacacacagacacacacacacacacacacacacacacagatacacacacagacagagatacacacacacacacacacacacacacacacacacacacacacatacagagacagagacacacacagagacagagacacagagatacacacacacacacacagacacacacacacacacacacacagagacacacacacacacagagagacacacacacacacacacacacacatacagagacagagacacacacagagacagagacacagagatacacacacacacacacacacacacacacacacacacatacacacacacagagacagagacacagagatacacacacacacacacacacacacacacatacacagagacacacacagagacagagacacagagacacacacacacacacacacacacacacacacacacacacacacagagacacacagacagagatacacacacacacacacacacacacacacaacacacacacacacacacacacagagagagacacacacacacacacacacacacacacacacatacagagacagagacacacagagacagacacacacacacacacacacacacacagagatagacacacacagacacagagagacagacagagacagacacacacacacacagagatagacacacacagacacacacacacacaaacacacacacacacatacagagacagagacacagagacacagagagacagagacacacacacacacacacacacacacagagacacacacacacacacacagacagatacacacacagagacacacacacacacacacacacacacacacacacacacacacacacacacacacacacacacagagagagagagagagacacacacacacacacacacacagacacacacacacacacagagagagagagagacacacacacacacagacagatacacacacagagagacacacacacacacacacacacacacacacacacacacacacagagagagagagagacacacacacacacacacacagagagagacacacacacacacagacagatacacacacagagagacacacacacacacagacacacacacacacacacacacacacagagagacacacacacacacacacacacacacacacacacacacacacacacacacacacacacacagacacacacacacacacacacacacacacaaaggtgtaTTTAGAGACTAAAATTGTAGACATACATAAGCAACAATCTTCCAGCTTCCAACATGGTGTCTGTCCAACAACACTCTCAACAGTCTGAATGAAGATAGTACAATCTCGTCAGAGGCTATTTCCCAACGGACATTTATTATAAAAAGCCCGGATGTAGTCACTACACATCACTAGTACAATATACCCATGTAACGTGTTAATACTGTAAAATAAACACACccagagagacacgcacacacacacacacacacacacacacacacacacacacacacacacacacacacacacacacacacacacacacggacggacacacacacacacacacacacacacacacacacacacacacacacacacacacacacacacacacataatacagTAACACGTAACTTCCTTCGGTTGACTGCAGTGTGTTATTGATCCGGGATTACAGAGTATATCGACTCAACGGCAGTGACGCTCTCTCACCGTTGTCAAGGTAACCGTGTTACTGCGTGTGTGCTCGCGGTGGTGAATCCTGACTAACGTCGTTTTTACGTTTCCCGCCCGTTTGTAGTTTTTAGGACGCAGCTGAGTGAAGTGTGTCGGACACACAAACGACAGAAAAAGACTTTAGCCGGAGTCCGACCGTAGCCTGAAACAAGATAAAAGagagcagctagcagctagctacTAATCTAGCTAATCCGCTTCAGCTTCAAATCCTTCTCTCTGTCCCTGTATAATGACGTCATTGTCACCCGACggtgtttacctttttttttctctaacgGCAGTCAAATACTGaaatataaagtaattaaaaataatatacagAGGGAGAAGACATTGCGCAGGTTTCGTTTCGTCGTTGTTGGGAagtcattttacattttgagcTTTTTAGAATTcattacagtaataataattcatatttttatttactaTGGAGCCATTGGAGCACCATAGTAATAATAAATCGGTAAAATAATTCGAAGATAAATTTGCAAACATATAGAGGTTTaaattaaagaataaataagtaaataaaccAATGTGgaaatataaagaaaaataattatcagcattttcatttatttttacatgtatttgttcttttatttctttttgtttatttataattttttgcctatatttttatatattagtTTAGTATATCTTtagtatttaattattttttgaatatGTATATTACACTATTTTCGTCCTGTTAAATCCAcacttttttgatgtttttaaaattCCACTCGAACCACATAGTCTCGCGAGATCGTATCCGTGATCTGCGTGACGTCTCTCTGTGTCAACCACCTGATTGGTCCTCCGGTCCTAGTTTAAAAACTAAACCGCGTAGAGGAGAGAAGCCACCGGAGTTACGTTACCGACCAAcaattctttgttttcttctttaaatACACCGTAAACACATCAGGAGTAAGTTACACTTGGTTTTCAATCTGGTTTAGATTGTACAGCTGAGATTAAATGATACTGTCTGCTCTCAAAGGACGTTAAAACAGCACAAACGAGTGAATGTATTTGAGGGTTAGCTTAGCTAACGTCAGTTGtggctaatgctaatgctaacaacAAAGTCGTTAACTGAGTTTAGTTCGGACTTTAAACGTAAGAGTTATGTGTCTCTCTGACCGATTAAACATGAAACTGACTGAGTGTTCACCGCTAACGACCTCGGACAATTTGTGTCTCCTTTGTTTATTCAGGAGTTCCCAATTTATGGGATTAATAAAAGTATCTCATTAGAAGTCACGCCAAACTCCGtttaaatatgtaaacatttaaaGTGTTCGTTCTCCTCCGCTCGCTCACATAAGAGGTAGATCGTGATTGAAGATAGTTTTTAAATCAGCACGCTCCACTGGTGAAATCGGAACTTTGGTTTAGAAAAgtagggggtgggggagggagagagacacaaaactgGGGGTCCAATGTGAGtcccatttcctgcatttttactagggctgccacctcttagtcgattagtcgactaatcggtcgttttggtcttactaagatttctttagtcgattagtcattttttatgcttattcatgcttaattactcatttccaagaagcttctgagcacatttatggtaaacacaagatttaaagtggtgcttttgcaggattaattgtggagaaactcagttttacagattgttaattaactacatttatattgtgcttttctagtcttaaccacctctcagcgcacagctctgtcaattaaatcaactaatcgattagtcgacaaaatcctataattgttagtcgactaaggatttctttagtcgaggacagccctaatttttacatatatttttgGGCTATGGTGATCCAAAATCCTGGAAataattaacccttgtgttgtcttcctgtcaaccttttttcgacgttttttaatgcctttttttcacagtttgtttttgccttttttccaacgttttaaaatttgaaattgttaaatttttcttctttacagggttcatacgttttgaaaaaaacctgtaaaagttatggaattgaaaaaaaaaatgcaaattccagggcCTGGAAAGTTTTTGGAAacaaaaagacccagaaagttttggaaaagtcatggaattagtttttaaatatagttttaacccagcataataatatgtgattaataaatgcattttcaggtcatcttaacctcagcgttgtattcggggagCAATATTAAGAATCCATCTATGAACCACAGAcatcattcatttatagttaaacctctgaggggaaACTTTAACACTGATCAGTATTCTTATTGgagaatgtcgactgacattttcaggaacacatagtcatggagaTTTGCCGAAAAGTgctggttaaaatgcgtatgaaccctgtctTAACTACGGTGATACAAATTCCTGGAAATTATTAAGTTTATCATAATGATTAACCCTGGGAAATCGGCACTTATGTCATCCCCAGCACACAGTTAATGGTTAGAGATGTTAACCTCCACAGCTATGGAGGTAAGAATGTCTGTTTACTGAACATTGTTACTGATGTTTACATCTTTGTTTTTGCAGTAATGATGGAGTCTTGTTTGGGGGGGATCCCGGAGAGAGTCGGGCCGGTGGTGGTGGACGACATCAGGAGAGATCTGCTGGGGGAATTTGATGCTCTACCTGCAcaggtctgtctgtgtctctctgtctctgtctgtctctctatctctctgtctgtctgtctgcctgtctttctgtctgtgtctgtctgtctatgtctgtctctgtctgtctctctctgtctgtctggctatatctctctgtctctctctgtctgtctctctgtctatgtctgtctctgtctgtctctctatctctctgtcagtctgtctctctatctctctgtctgtgtctctctctctctgtctgtctctgtctttctctctatctctctgtctgtctttctatctgtctttctctctctctgtctgtctctctgtctgtctttctctctctctgtctgtctctctgtctgtgtctctctctctctgtctgtctctgtctttctctctatctctctgtctgtctgtttatctgtctctctatctctctgtctgtctctctgtctgtctctctatctgtctttctctctctcggtctgtctgtctctgtctgtctctctatctctctgtctgtctgtctgtctctttctgtctggctatataaagtagcagaaactGTACtaagtaggggtgtgacgagacgtgACACGAGATCAATACAAGATGAGATTTGAAAAATATTTCACAGAAAACTTCAATGAAGAAGTGAGAGTGGAAAAATGTTGAAAGGTTATAAACGACcggcttctctcctgtataactaaATTAAGAGAGAGATCTCGTCACCCCTCTAGTAATAAGTAATGACGTAAAGGACGAGTACCTCCATATCAGAAGCTGTTGTTGAGTACAGTACTCGAGTAAATGTTacggctgggtatcgttcaaaaatatttgataccaatactatgactttgaaTCTGGTTCCtaaatgatacttttttttgattttataaACCAATATTGCAACATTACACATCATGGCGCAGatcttgtgtttttatttttgagcTCCGACTATGTGAggcgtctctgtgtaacgttagacagccaatcacagacatgatTAGATCtgggtagaagcatgctgcgtgctgattggctcactgatttactccttagggatTGAAATCTGGTTTTGAATGACGAGACATTTTTCCATacttaaaaaaagtgtatttagagacaaaaaaatgtgtatttttagaCAAGAAAAGTGTATttggagaaagaaaaatgtGGCTTTAGAGACGAAAAAGTGGATTAAGAGATAAGAGTATTTAGAggcaaaaaaagtgtatttagaGGCAAATAATGTGACTAAAAAAAGTGCTGAATTGAGTACCCGGGCCTGTAAATATACTCAACTACTGTTGGTCTGTCAGTGATGGGGATGTTGCTGGAGGTTGTCATGGTGACAGATGTTCTTCACGTTTTTCTCTCATCAGGACAACGTTCAGTCGGAGAACCTGCAGGTGTTTCTGAGGGTTCGGCCATTCACCGCAGCAGAGAGTGACAACAGAGAatcacaggtaacacacacacacacacagagacacacacacacacacacacacacacacacacacacacacacacacacacacacacacacacacacacacacacacacacacacacacacacacacacacacacacacacacacacacacacacacacacacacacacacacacacacacacacacacacacacacacacacacacacacacagacacacacacacacacacacacacacacacacacacacacacacacacacacacacacacacacacacacacacacacacacacacacacacacacacacagagacacacacacacacacacacacacacacacacagacacacacacacacacacacacacacacacagacacacacacacacacacacacagagacacacacacacacacagacacacacacacaggacacacacacacacacacacacacacacacagacacacacacacacacacacagacacacacacacagagacacacacacacacacacacacacacacacacacacagtctcacacacgcacagacacacagtctctcgcactcacacacacacacacacacacacacacacacacacacacacagacacacacacacacagacacacacacatagtctcacacacgcacacacacacagagacacacacacacacacacagagacacacacgcacaaacacacagacacacacacacacacacagagacacacacacacacagtctcacacacgcacagacacacacacacaagacattgacacacacaggacacacacacggaacacactcactcacctacaaacacacacacacacaagacacagacacacacacacacacacacacacacacacacacggaacacactcactcacctacaaacacacacacacagacacacacatgcacagtatcACACATTCAAGAGTTGTGTTGCCACTTGATGCATTTCAcgttttcttttaacatttcgatgtttttgacgttttttaagaaatgtattgaaaacttttgcttttattttcgGTGCAGAACTCAAAcagtttgtgtctttgttttgtcCCTGAAGGATTGTGTGACCATCGAGGGGCCGGACACTGTGGTCCTGAAGGCTCCCAggagctgtcaatcaaaccgACAGAGCGACAAGTCCCTCCCCCAAACGGCTCAGAGGTTCACCTTCACACAGGTAGGGCTGCGCGATTAGGaaaacgattatttcggtcaatattgaaatcacgataattttaAACAATTACTCGTttacttctggaaagatgttgcaattattgaactaaaaaaaaaaaacacatacaactgtgaaatttgcctcaatacttttcctatttaaactagagatggtccgataccagtatcggtatcggctccgatactgcctaaaacgctggtatcggtatcgggaagtactggagtttatgcaccgatcagataccacgtaataaacgCGTAAAtaccctaaagaaaatctacgttaaagtagtttatttatgttcttttcatcatatcatcatatagagatagtagtatacagctgttatacatcatatcacatccatacagagatagtagtatacagctgttatacatcatatcatcatacagctgttatacatcatatcatcatacagagatagtagtatacagctgttatacatcatatcatcatacagagatagtagtatacagctgttatacatcatatcatcatacagggatagtagtatacagctgttatacatcatatcatcatacatacagctgttatacatcatatatcatacagatagtagtatacagctgttatacatcatatcatcatacagagatagtagtatacagctgttatacatcatatcacatccatacagagatagtagtatacagctgttatacatcatatcatcatacagagatagtagtatacagctgttatacatcatatcatcatacagagatagtagtatacagctgttatacatcatatcatcatacagggatagtagtatacagctgttatacatcatatcatcatacagggatagtagtatacagctgttatacatcatatcatcatacagagatagtagtatacagctgttatacatcatatcacatccatacagagatagtagtatacagctgttatacatcatatcacatccatacagagatagtagtatacagttagtaaacataataaaatatatgacacgctggtatcggccgatacgcaagttcaggtatcggaatcagtATCGGGAAGCAGAAAaaggtatcgggccatctctaatgtaaactttattttttcacttacttactttacttgcaaaacgtaatgagctaaataattgtttttcttgattattctgtttttgtgatcattgggagctgAAATCAtgattacatttcgattaattgcacagccctaacacacacacacacacacacacacacacacacacacacacacacacacacacacacacacacacacacacacaggtaactgTGACATCACCTGTGTGTCTGACACAAGCTCAGAAACGAGCCCTACGTTGAGCCTTTGACTCCATGTTGTTGGTGTTGTGTGGTGGAGGTGTTCGAGCCCGAGGCCAGTCAGAGGAAGGTGTTTGACGGGTCGGTTCGTGATCTGGTCCGAGACGTTCTGGGAGGAGGAAACTGTCTGGTGTTCACCTACGGAGTCACCAACGCTGGAAAAACCTTCACTTTCCTCGGTCAgaaactctctctgtctctctgtgtctctctctctctctctctctctatgtctgtgtctctctgtctctctctctctctgtctctctctctctctgtctctctctctctctctctctctctctctgtctctgtctctctctctctctctgtctgtgtctctctctgtctgtctgtctgtgtctctctctctgtctgtctgtctgtctctctctctgtctgtctgtctgtctgtctgtctctctctctctctctctctctctctctctctctctctctctctctctgtctctctctctctctctctctctctgtctctctctctctgtctctctctctctctctctctctctgtctctctctctctctgtctgtctctctctgtctgtctctctctctctctctcctctgtctctctctctctctgtctctctctctctctctctctctctgtctctctctctatgtctctctctctgtctctctctctctgtctctctctctctgtctctctgtctctctgtctctctctctctctctctgtctctctctctctctgtctctctgtctctgtctctctctcgctctctctgtctgtgtctgtctgtctgtctgtgtctctctctctgtctgtctgtctgtctctctctctctctctctgtctctacacATGCACAGGACAGAAAATAAGACAGCACAGACCACAGGTagaaaaagttggaatattttcATAGAAAAGTAGGgaaaaaacatctttttaaatgtaggacacacacacaggaagcacacacactcactcactcactcactcactctctcacacacacacacacacacacaggttacacgcactctctctcacacacacacaagttacacacacaggaaacacacacacacacagtaacatatGTTTAAACCTCTATTTATTGGTATTTATGAAAGCAAACCCATTGCATACAAATTCTTTAAAATATTACGGAAATAGTTTTACAAAAACCTTCACAGACCTGAAACCCAGCAGGTCctgtacaatatatatatatatatatatatatatatatatatatatatatatatatatatatatatatatatatatatatatatatatatataataatcagATTAGATAATAATCAAAGTACAAAGCTGCTCGGCATACTTCATGACATCACACATCAGGAGTTACGGTAAGAGCCACTGAGATATTTATTTCCTACAGCTTCTACTCTATCAATGCCAAGTTCTACACAATGTCTCAACGGAGCCACGCAGGACTGCTCGATTCATGGAAATATAATAATCACGATGATTTAACATGATTAGGCTACTCAttgatgttttttgttattttacaaaaagtgaAACAAGTCAACAGTAAAAACTCTGTGAATTGTGAAGCTACCCTTAATACTTTCCCCCGTTGaactttgtttcttttcattcagaacacaagtttaaaataagagtttacttgcaaataatcgtgtgtgtgtgtgtgtgtgtgtgtgtgtgtgtgtgtgactgtgtgtgtgtgtgtgtgtgtgtgtgtgtgtgtgtgtgtgtgtgtgtgtgtgtgtgtgtgtgtgtgtgtgtgtgtccatccgtgtgtgtgtgtgtgtgtgtgtgtgtgtgtgtgtgtgtgtgtgtgtgtgtgtgtgtgtgtgtgtgtgtgtgtagtaactATCAGGCTAAAACTGATTTTTATTCTAATCCAAAGACTCTTTGTGTGAAAAAGGACAGAGCACAGGCACTAACATAATATACTGGCATGTCATTGTAAGATATGATGGTGGAcacaggaaggggcgggacttcccCTCTATTAGAGGggaatatttttttctcaattacattttttatcgTTAGAAGCCAAAATCGAGATTAAAATTTGATTgattgcacagccctagaacCACTCTATGTATAAGTGAGTTCTTTCCCAGTTTTAGGTGCTGCAAGAACGTCTTTGATCAACGTAGTGAAAGTGGGAGGCTGtacctagagctgggcaatatatcaatattatatcgatattgtgatatgagactagattttggatattgtgatatgacataagtgtcttttcctgatttgtaaaggctgcattacagtgaagtgatgtacttttgtTAACTTGccactgttctagctgttctattatttgccttttccccacttagacattatgtccagattactgatgattatttatctaaaatctaagtgtgaagatattttgatagagcaccaattgtcaaccctagaatatcgccgcaatatcgatatcgaggtatttggtcacgaatatcatgatatctgattttctccctatcgcccagctgTAGTTGTGCCTGTTTCCAGTTCAATAAAATTGGACGGCTGTTTCTTCCACGCAAACGTTGAATCGGAGGTGGACCAGACCAGCAGGCAGCAGAGTTCAGGGCGGAGcaccaaaaacacagcacacagggAGAGAAACAGCTGCTGGGCTGTAGGGGGAAGTAGGGATCTCTGAGCAGCAAACAGAACGTTGCCTCTagacatgtaaataaacttAAGTCacattctgtctgtgtgtctgtcctctcGCTGCTCAGACAGT includes:
- the LOC114548515 gene encoding kinesin-like protein KIF20A, which produces MMESCLGGIPERVGPVVVDDIRRDLLGEFDALPAQDNVQSENLQVFLRVRPFTAAESDNRESQDCVTIEGPDTVVLKAPRSCQSNRQSDKSLPQTAQRFTFTQVFEPEASQRKVFDGSVRDLVRDVLGGGNCLVFTYGVTNAGKTFTFLGPDHDSGLLPRSLSLIFNSIEGRFSTGCAASTERPIWRYRNIRSAAETSAG